A stretch of Bacteroidota bacterium DNA encodes these proteins:
- a CDS encoding fibronectin type III domain-containing protein yields MQLKSNYLLALALLTSVCGFAQQLFTDNFGGSKEDVCTGSILLPDRSNVMCGYTLSNDSMVSGNHGGSDGWVIKVNEDGQILWKKTFGGSKNDRLMSIALGEAGGFVLAGHTNSNDGNVSGLHGAGGKSDMWILAIDQFGNLKKQKCLGGTADDVGNSIVCIGSSYYACGSVASSNGDISTSLGSRDMWAVKLDFNLSLIWEKSFGGSANDDARKILVDGNRFLMVGVSASSNNDAADNNGLRDGIVIIGDTASGAKVSSRCIGGSLDDEFYSIKKIQSRYFAAGYARSGNGDLNNNKGNKDVMLFSFDATNMATSVNVYNYGGSLADVGQDVSPMGTDIAILATTASNNGDINGNHAVTKNDMALLKLDSNGVFKWSKCYGGSQNDVAIAFATDNFVVGTKFENLYMVGKANSVNGDIKNPKGGFDYVLVSRVNPRIDAWFGTQHADCPGDFTTCTFDYYGRFTNASNIYRLYLSDSSGNFANQTLLTSVASKSHFVMLSYQNPTDPQSYYYQKRVYCSNVNIYSDSNNVAPVVCQLPITTKVKVFNITTTTAKVSWTDVQSCQFDDNVIFYKEQNATLWSKLTVNTSLTQLTGLAPASKYTVKVRKRCNANMNIYSIASKPTTFTTDSMMLNESSKTINSDVFDLVTTGNNQYELIANHEREFDVLVLNLNGQIVKQLSNMRQTAMLSLDGLSAGIYIIRYGKEYARVLVE; encoded by the coding sequence ATGCAATTGAAAAGCAACTATCTTTTAGCACTAGCGCTTCTAACATCTGTGTGTGGTTTTGCACAACAACTATTTACCGACAATTTTGGTGGCAGCAAAGAGGATGTGTGTACCGGATCAATCCTATTGCCCGACCGCAGCAATGTAATGTGTGGTTATACGCTAAGTAATGATAGCATGGTAAGCGGAAATCATGGAGGAAGCGATGGATGGGTTATAAAGGTAAACGAGGATGGTCAAATATTGTGGAAGAAAACTTTTGGCGGTAGCAAAAACGACCGGCTAATGAGTATAGCATTGGGCGAGGCAGGCGGTTTTGTGCTTGCAGGTCATACCAATAGCAACGATGGTAATGTAAGTGGCCTGCATGGGGCGGGAGGAAAAAGCGATATGTGGATACTAGCCATTGATCAATTTGGCAATCTAAAAAAACAAAAATGCCTGGGTGGCACTGCCGATGATGTTGGCAACAGTATTGTATGTATAGGTTCCAGCTATTATGCATGCGGAAGTGTGGCAAGCAGCAATGGTGATATTAGCACTAGTTTGGGTAGTCGCGACATGTGGGCAGTAAAACTCGATTTCAACCTTTCGCTTATATGGGAAAAATCTTTTGGCGGTTCTGCAAATGATGATGCACGTAAAATTCTGGTTGATGGCAACCGGTTTTTGATGGTTGGCGTTTCTGCTTCAAGTAATAATGATGCAGCTGATAATAATGGCTTGCGCGATGGCATAGTAATAATTGGTGATACAGCATCTGGTGCCAAGGTGAGCAGCCGTTGTATTGGCGGCAGTTTGGATGATGAATTCTATAGCATAAAAAAAATACAAAGCAGATATTTTGCTGCCGGCTATGCACGTTCAGGCAATGGTGACCTTAATAACAATAAGGGAAATAAAGATGTGATGCTATTTTCTTTTGATGCAACGAATATGGCAACCTCTGTCAACGTATACAACTACGGTGGCAGCCTGGCAGATGTGGGACAGGATGTTAGTCCCATGGGTACTGACATTGCCATACTTGCAACCACTGCAAGCAACAATGGCGACATTAACGGAAACCATGCCGTAACCAAAAATGATATGGCGCTGCTAAAACTTGATTCTAATGGGGTATTTAAATGGAGCAAATGTTATGGTGGCAGCCAGAACGATGTTGCTATTGCTTTTGCAACCGACAACTTTGTTGTAGGTACCAAGTTCGAGAATCTATACATGGTGGGTAAGGCAAACTCTGTAAATGGAGATATTAAAAATCCCAAAGGCGGTTTTGATTATGTACTTGTAAGCAGGGTAAACCCACGTATTGATGCCTGGTTTGGTACCCAGCATGCCGATTGTCCGGGCGATTTCACTACTTGTACCTTTGACTACTATGGCCGCTTTACAAATGCAAGCAATATTTACAGGCTCTATCTTTCTGATAGTTCAGGAAACTTTGCCAATCAGACGCTACTCACCTCGGTAGCAAGTAAAAGTCACTTCGTAATGTTAAGCTATCAGAACCCCACCGACCCACAATCTTACTATTATCAAAAGCGCGTGTATTGCAGCAACGTCAACATTTATAGTGATAGTAACAATGTAGCACCAGTAGTATGTCAGTTGCCAATTACTACCAAAGTCAAAGTTTTCAATATTACCACGACTACCGCCAAAGTATCTTGGACTGATGTGCAAAGTTGCCAATTTGATGATAACGTCATTTTTTACAAAGAGCAAAATGCTACCCTTTGGAGCAAGTTAACTGTTAATACAAGCTTAACCCAACTTACTGGATTAGCGCCAGCCTCCAAGTACACTGTAAAGGTGCGCAAGCGTTGCAATGCCAATATGAACATCTATTCGATAGCAAGTAAACCAACAACCTTTACAACTGATAGCATGATGTTGAACGAGTCATCTAAAACAATCAATAGCGATGTTTTTGATTTGGTAACTACAGGCAACAATCAGTACGAACTTATAGCCAACCACGAAAGAGAATTTGATGTGTTAGTATTAAATCTAAACGGACAAATAGTAAAACAACTGTCTAACATGCGGCAAACCGCAATGCTATCATTAGATGGGCTAAGTGCTGGCATTTACATTATTCGTTATGGTAAAGAGTATGCACGTGTATTGGTGGAGTAG
- a CDS encoding DUF1569 domain-containing protein: MALPDIFSKDVCDTIVARVNKLTPQLASQWGKMNVAQMLAHSNVTYELVYTNKHKTPGMLMKFILKSFIKKNIVNEVPYKNNLRTAPAFIIADEREFNTEKKRLLEFIDKTRQLGRSHFEGKESHSFGKLTAQEWNNLFYKHLDHHLTQFGA; the protein is encoded by the coding sequence ATGGCTCTACCAGATATTTTCTCAAAAGATGTGTGCGATACGATTGTTGCACGTGTAAATAAGCTAACACCTCAATTGGCCTCGCAGTGGGGAAAGATGAATGTAGCGCAAATGCTTGCGCATAGCAATGTTACTTACGAGTTGGTTTATACCAATAAGCATAAAACTCCCGGTATGCTTATGAAATTTATTCTAAAATCTTTTATAAAGAAGAATATTGTGAACGAAGTTCCCTATAAAAACAACCTGCGTACTGCACCAGCATTTATTATTGCTGATGAAAGAGAATTTAATACGGAGAAAAAACGACTATTAGAATTTATAGACAAAACCAGGCAATTGGGCAGGTCTCATTTTGAAGGAAAAGAATCGCATAGCTTTGGAAAACTGACTGCACAAGAATGGAACAACCTTTTCTACAAACATCTCGATCATCACTTAACTCAGTTTGGAGCTTAG
- a CDS encoding 2-C-methyl-D-erythritol 2,4-cyclodiphosphate synthase, which translates to MRIGFGFDVHQLQSGQPLWLGGVPLESDKGAVGHSDADVLLHAICDALLGAANLRDIGHHFPNTDESYRGIDSKKLLAEVMALLDKKNYKVVNIDATVCLEKPKINPHITRMQEVLAPILEISTDDISIKATTNESLGFIGREEGVAAYAIVLIQKRVY; encoded by the coding sequence ATGCGTATCGGATTTGGTTTTGATGTTCATCAGTTACAGAGTGGACAGCCGTTGTGGCTTGGCGGTGTGCCATTGGAAAGCGACAAGGGTGCGGTAGGGCATAGCGATGCCGATGTATTGCTGCACGCTATATGCGATGCCTTACTTGGTGCTGCCAATTTGCGCGATATAGGCCATCACTTTCCTAATACCGATGAAAGCTACCGTGGTATAGATAGTAAGAAGCTTCTTGCTGAGGTTATGGCCTTGCTTGATAAAAAGAATTACAAAGTAGTAAACATAGATGCCACCGTATGTTTGGAGAAGCCAAAAATTAATCCTCACATAACACGCATGCAGGAAGTGTTGGCGCCTATTTTAGAAATCTCAACCGATGATATTTCGATAAAAGCAACAACAAACGAAAGCCTTGGGTTTATTGGCCGCGAAGAAGGTGTTGCAGCTTATGCCATTGTATTAATTCAGAAAAGAGTGTATTAA